A stretch of Imperialibacter roseus DNA encodes these proteins:
- a CDS encoding MATE family efflux transporter, protein MTSLYYSLRKYLRYFLEALKGGEQDFTEGNLNKAIFLLSIPMIIEMSMESIFAVVDVFFVSKVSVNAVATVGLTESVMMIVYSVAVGLSMAATATVARRIGEKNPQAASVAAVQAVILGLSFALVIGLAGAFYAREILQIMGGSPELIAEGYGYTRWIFLGNVSLMLIFLINAIFRGAGDASIAMWALLLANSINCVLDPLFIFGFGPIPAMGVEGAAIATTTGRSIGVVFQVYHLFRGNSRIKITVKSLVVKWDILKNMVKVSIGGVGQFLIESASWIFLMRVMSLFGESALAGYTISFRVLVFTLMPSWGLANAAGTLVGQNLGALKPDRAETSVWRTALINVIFLGIVGAVFLIFAEEVIAVFTPDEAVVSFGTQSLQIICLGYVFFAYGMVLIQAFNGAGDTKTPSVINIFVFWIFQIPFAYWLAVTMEWGPSGVFWAIAVAHSLLAIIGVIIFRRGRWKTVQV, encoded by the coding sequence ATGACATCACTATACTATTCCCTACGCAAATATTTGCGCTATTTTCTCGAAGCTTTAAAAGGCGGCGAGCAGGATTTTACCGAAGGCAATCTTAATAAAGCCATCTTTCTGTTGTCGATTCCAATGATCATTGAAATGAGCATGGAGTCAATCTTTGCTGTGGTCGACGTATTCTTTGTAAGCAAAGTAAGCGTCAACGCAGTAGCCACCGTCGGTCTCACTGAATCTGTGATGATGATTGTTTATTCAGTGGCCGTTGGATTGAGTATGGCGGCTACTGCTACCGTAGCCCGGCGTATTGGGGAGAAAAACCCTCAGGCAGCCTCTGTGGCAGCAGTGCAGGCTGTAATTCTCGGACTCTCATTTGCACTTGTTATCGGTCTGGCTGGCGCTTTTTATGCCCGGGAGATCCTTCAGATAATGGGAGGCAGTCCCGAGCTGATTGCCGAGGGATATGGCTATACCCGATGGATTTTCCTCGGGAATGTGTCACTGATGCTGATCTTTTTGATCAACGCTATTTTCCGTGGCGCTGGTGACGCAAGCATTGCCATGTGGGCGCTTTTGCTCGCTAACAGCATCAATTGCGTATTGGATCCTCTGTTTATTTTTGGCTTTGGGCCAATACCTGCCATGGGCGTGGAGGGAGCCGCCATTGCCACCACCACGGGCCGGTCTATTGGTGTAGTGTTTCAGGTGTATCACCTTTTCAGGGGTAATTCCAGAATCAAAATAACAGTCAAGTCTCTGGTTGTTAAATGGGATATCTTGAAAAATATGGTCAAGGTTTCCATTGGAGGGGTAGGTCAGTTTCTGATTGAGTCAGCCAGCTGGATATTTCTGATGAGGGTGATGTCGCTGTTTGGTGAGTCGGCCCTGGCTGGTTACACGATTTCCTTCAGGGTGCTGGTGTTTACCCTTATGCCATCGTGGGGGCTTGCCAATGCGGCTGGTACGCTGGTGGGACAAAACCTGGGGGCCTTGAAACCCGACAGGGCGGAGACCTCTGTTTGGCGAACTGCATTGATCAACGTGATCTTTCTCGGGATTGTAGGAGCTGTTTTCCTGATCTTCGCTGAAGAAGTGATTGCCGTATTTACACCGGATGAGGCCGTAGTAAGCTTTGGGACGCAAAGCCTTCAGATTATATGTCTGGGGTATGTGTTTTTTGCCTATGGCATGGTGTTGATCCAGGCATTTAATGGTGCTGGTGATACGAAAACGCCGTCTGTGATCAATATTTTTGTTTTCTGGATCTTCCAGATTCCATTTGCTTACTGGCTGGCAGTGACGATGGAGTGGGGGCCTTCAGGAGTCTTCTGGGCCATTGCAGTGGCTCACTCTCTGCTTGCGATCATTGGGGTGATCATTTTCAGAAGAGGCAGATGGAAGACGGTGCAGGTGTAG
- a CDS encoding sugar phosphate isomerase/epimerase family protein gives MNNNKSFAVSRRSFLQKAGLTGLALPLAGHQLFSNNTTPLSSPAPFISTNTIRMHKVAVFSKALQWTELNQMADMVAESGIDGLDLTVRPGGHVEPERVKDDLPKIAEAMKKVGKEIVMMTTAIGGADEPYTKDILTTAGQLGIGFYRMNWYSYDKLQSIDDNLQAFVKRMAALAEMNKANNIKAGYQNHAGTGFGSPVWDLVQVLRQVNSPWVGSQYDIRHAVVEGANSWPLGFDQVQPFINTIVMKDFYWSKNNDKWSVTNVPLGKGMVDFKAYKDKVATLSPVLPITIHQEYDLGGAEHGNRKANITEAQMLAAMKKDLAFVKNNI, from the coding sequence ATGAACAACAACAAATCCTTTGCCGTGTCCCGCCGTTCTTTCCTTCAAAAGGCGGGACTCACAGGATTGGCACTGCCTCTCGCTGGTCATCAGCTTTTCAGTAATAACACAACGCCCCTCTCCTCACCTGCACCTTTTATTAGCACCAACACCATTAGGATGCACAAAGTGGCGGTTTTCTCCAAAGCGTTGCAATGGACGGAGCTGAACCAAATGGCGGATATGGTGGCCGAAAGCGGCATCGATGGACTTGACCTTACCGTGCGTCCGGGCGGCCATGTGGAGCCGGAGCGGGTAAAAGACGATCTGCCCAAGATAGCCGAAGCCATGAAAAAGGTGGGCAAGGAGATTGTGATGATGACAACGGCCATTGGGGGAGCCGACGAGCCTTACACCAAAGACATCCTCACCACAGCCGGACAGCTGGGTATCGGGTTTTATCGCATGAACTGGTACAGCTACGACAAGCTGCAAAGTATAGACGATAACCTCCAGGCCTTTGTGAAGCGCATGGCAGCTTTGGCCGAAATGAACAAAGCCAACAATATCAAAGCCGGCTACCAAAACCATGCAGGTACTGGCTTTGGTTCGCCGGTGTGGGACCTGGTGCAAGTGCTCCGGCAGGTCAACTCTCCCTGGGTAGGCAGCCAATACGATATCCGCCATGCCGTGGTAGAAGGTGCCAACTCCTGGCCACTGGGGTTTGATCAGGTACAACCCTTTATAAATACGATTGTGATGAAGGATTTTTACTGGAGCAAAAACAACGACAAATGGAGTGTGACCAATGTGCCGCTGGGGAAAGGCATGGTGGATTTCAAAGCTTACAAAGACAAAGTGGCAACCTTGTCGCCGGTGTTGCCCATCACCATTCACCAGGAATACGACCTGGGAGGTGCCGAGCATGGCAACCGCAAGGCCAACATCACCGAAGCCCAAATGCTGGCAGCGATGAAGAAAGACCTGGCCTTTGTGAAAAACAATATTTAA
- a CDS encoding PQQ-dependent dehydrogenase, methanol/ethanol family, with protein sequence MKLSFSSWRSSVAASILLITIIFCQCSQKAEPGSEAHIRNVTSAIDDKYLTKADASPGNWVTYGKNYAEDRFSPLNQINKENVERLGLAWSLNLGTTRGIEATPLVVDGVMFLTGPWSAVYAVDVRTGKKIWTYDPEVPRSTGEKGCCDVVNRGLAMYKGSLFVGTFDGRLISLDAATGKPLWEKLTVDTTKYYTITGAPRVVKGKVIIGNGGAEYGVRGYITAYDALTGEQAWRFYTVPGDPSKPFESKAMEMAAKTWSGEWWKYGGGGTAWEAMAFDPELNLFYLGTGNGSPWDWFHRSNGEGDNLFLSSIVAINPDNGEYVWHYQTTPGDTWDYTATQQLILADLEIEGQNRKVVMQAPKNGFFYVLDRITGELLSAEPYTYMNWATHVDKTTGRPVETDFSRYKEKNTVISPGPNGGHNWHPMAYNATTGLVYIPAHINNHFYGHDSNGATGTKLISTFVDGLDIRFDPSSPENMHTGHLLAWNPSTQKAAWVVKYEGTNPFQGPVNGGVVTTGGGLVFQGTGDGRLFAYDAADGTQLWEHELGGGAVAPPITYLVDGVQYVSIAVGWGGGPPALWNRFTDDIYPGTIFSFALDSIQSFQAKGVGRRTELIDLEVTATADQIKRGQQIYGANCLGCHGPMGTKGGSIPSLVYSAEGTFGIIEDIVLKGIFLPKGMPDFSGRLSAEDVSDIKNYLLSSAKVMKEQGN encoded by the coding sequence ATGAAATTGTCATTTTCTAGCTGGCGATCGTCCGTTGCTGCGTCAATATTATTAATCACCATTATTTTCTGTCAATGTAGCCAAAAAGCCGAGCCAGGTTCGGAGGCCCATATTCGGAACGTCACTTCCGCCATTGACGACAAGTACCTGACGAAAGCAGATGCCAGCCCAGGTAACTGGGTAACTTATGGTAAAAACTATGCTGAAGACCGATTTAGCCCCCTCAACCAAATCAATAAAGAAAATGTTGAGCGACTTGGCCTTGCCTGGTCACTGAACCTTGGCACCACCCGTGGTATCGAAGCTACGCCACTTGTAGTCGACGGAGTGATGTTCCTGACTGGTCCCTGGAGTGCGGTATATGCCGTGGATGTGAGAACGGGTAAAAAAATCTGGACTTACGACCCTGAAGTGCCTCGCAGTACGGGGGAAAAAGGCTGTTGTGATGTAGTAAACCGGGGGTTGGCCATGTACAAAGGAAGTTTGTTTGTCGGTACCTTCGATGGCCGGTTGATCTCGCTTGATGCCGCTACCGGCAAGCCACTTTGGGAGAAGCTTACTGTGGACACCACTAAATACTACACCATCACGGGTGCGCCCAGAGTAGTAAAAGGCAAAGTAATTATTGGTAATGGCGGTGCTGAGTACGGCGTCCGAGGCTATATTACGGCTTATGACGCCCTAACGGGCGAACAGGCCTGGAGATTTTATACCGTTCCAGGTGATCCATCAAAGCCTTTTGAGTCGAAAGCCATGGAAATGGCAGCTAAAACCTGGTCAGGTGAGTGGTGGAAATACGGAGGCGGCGGCACCGCCTGGGAGGCCATGGCCTTCGACCCCGAATTGAACTTGTTTTATCTCGGCACGGGCAATGGTTCACCCTGGGATTGGTTTCACCGAAGCAATGGTGAAGGTGACAACCTCTTTTTGTCGTCGATTGTGGCGATCAATCCTGACAATGGGGAGTATGTATGGCATTACCAAACTACGCCGGGTGATACCTGGGACTACACTGCTACCCAGCAGCTGATTCTTGCCGATTTGGAAATAGAAGGTCAAAACAGAAAGGTGGTGATGCAGGCTCCAAAAAATGGCTTTTTCTACGTCCTTGACAGAATCACCGGAGAGCTGCTATCTGCAGAACCTTACACCTACATGAACTGGGCCACACATGTCGACAAAACCACCGGCCGCCCTGTAGAAACTGACTTTAGCAGGTACAAGGAAAAAAACACGGTCATTTCACCGGGGCCCAATGGCGGTCACAACTGGCACCCGATGGCATACAATGCTACGACTGGCCTGGTGTATATTCCAGCTCATATCAATAATCACTTTTATGGCCACGACTCCAACGGAGCCACAGGCACAAAACTGATTTCCACATTTGTCGATGGCCTGGACATACGATTTGATCCTTCTTCGCCGGAAAATATGCATACAGGACATTTGCTGGCCTGGAACCCAAGTACTCAAAAAGCAGCCTGGGTTGTGAAATATGAAGGAACCAATCCGTTCCAGGGTCCGGTTAATGGTGGGGTGGTGACCACTGGCGGTGGTCTTGTGTTCCAGGGCACGGGCGATGGCAGATTGTTTGCCTATGATGCAGCAGATGGAACTCAGCTTTGGGAGCATGAATTGGGAGGCGGCGCCGTGGCTCCACCCATTACTTACCTCGTAGACGGTGTGCAATATGTGTCTATCGCTGTAGGTTGGGGTGGTGGGCCTCCCGCACTCTGGAACAGATTTACCGATGATATATACCCAGGTACTATATTCAGCTTTGCGCTGGATTCAATTCAGTCTTTCCAAGCTAAAGGAGTTGGCAGAAGAACCGAGCTAATTGATCTGGAAGTAACCGCAACTGCCGACCAAATCAAACGAGGGCAGCAAATATACGGCGCCAACTGTCTGGGTTGCCATGGCCCCATGGGAACAAAAGGGGGATCCATTCCCAGCCTGGTATATTCAGCAGAAGGCACCTTTGGTATCATTGAAGATATTGTATTGAAAGGCATTTTCTTACCGAAGGGCATGCCTGATTTTAGTGGGAGATTAAGTGCGGAGGACGTGAGTGATATTAAAAACTACCTACTGAGTTCTGCTAAAGTGATGAAGGAACAAGGGAATTGA
- a CDS encoding YHS domain-containing (seleno)protein → MASLSLRFELLMSALRRKRGAVFHNSKGAINGYDAVAYFQNGQPAEGKKEFVHVWHGAKWYFSSAANRGEFAAHPEKFAPQFGGFCAYGTHNGYKIHTDPNCWTIHQGKLYLNYNDRVQEMWRADPEKYIEVAAENWERLKSRY, encoded by the coding sequence ATGGCCTCTCTTTCTCTTCGGTTCGAGTTATTGATGTCCGCTTTGCGCAGGAAAAGGGGGGCGGTATTCCACAATTCCAAAGGGGCTATCAACGGCTACGATGCTGTGGCCTATTTTCAAAATGGACAGCCGGCAGAGGGGAAAAAGGAGTTCGTACATGTTTGGCATGGAGCGAAATGGTATTTCAGCAGTGCTGCCAATAGAGGTGAGTTCGCCGCTCACCCGGAAAAGTTTGCTCCACAGTTTGGTGGCTTTTGTGCCTATGGCACCCACAATGGCTACAAAATCCATACTGATCCCAATTGCTGGACGATTCACCAAGGTAAGCTCTACCTCAATTACAATGACCGGGTGCAGGAAATGTGGAGAGCCGATCCGGAAAAGTATATTGAGGTAGCTGCCGAAAATTGGGAAAGGTTGAAGAGCAGGTATTAG
- a CDS encoding class I SAM-dependent methyltransferase — protein sequence MKDIHGQAIVDYYQGKAYSPLMLHTSYGSSEEMPVEVFFREEEDLSVLDLLALIECKGKVLDLGAGAGVHSLILASRGFEVHALENSPGCVEVMKQSGVGQVISEDYRTHRGKYDTVLMLMNGLGLAGELAGVKPLLERCMKLLKKGGQILVDSSDIGYLYELSIPKPEGYYGEISFQYEYKGEKGDWFDWVYVDQDKLAGIVAEMGLTVEILHTDESDQYLARITKR from the coding sequence TTGAAAGACATCCACGGCCAGGCCATCGTTGACTACTACCAGGGCAAAGCATACAGCCCGCTAATGCTGCACACTTCCTACGGGAGCTCGGAAGAGATGCCTGTGGAGGTTTTCTTCAGGGAAGAGGAGGACCTGAGCGTGCTCGACCTGCTGGCACTGATTGAATGTAAGGGTAAAGTACTCGATCTGGGAGCTGGTGCCGGTGTGCATTCTCTTATTCTGGCCTCCCGTGGGTTTGAGGTGCATGCCCTGGAAAACTCTCCCGGCTGTGTGGAGGTGATGAAGCAATCGGGAGTGGGGCAGGTAATCAGTGAGGACTACCGCACCCACAGGGGAAAGTACGACACCGTGTTGATGCTTATGAACGGACTGGGCCTGGCGGGTGAATTGGCGGGCGTGAAGCCACTGCTTGAGCGTTGCATGAAGCTGCTGAAGAAAGGGGGGCAAATCCTGGTCGACTCTTCAGATATCGGCTATCTCTACGAGCTAAGCATTCCCAAACCGGAGGGCTACTATGGTGAGATTAGCTTTCAGTACGAATACAAAGGAGAAAAAGGCGACTGGTTCGACTGGGTGTATGTCGACCAGGACAAGCTTGCCGGGATTGTTGCCGAAATGGGTTTGACAGTAGAAATACTGCATACTGACGAAAGCGACCAGTACCTGGCGAGGATTACGAAGCGATAA
- a CDS encoding Crp/Fnr family transcriptional regulator codes for MLPKDVLYNVISRIAPVPEEELDKLFGLCHSVELKKGSLFVAAGDIPNKFGIVVSGLFRYYYLQEGGNEFTKGFFSEGSFLSSYSATIAGTPSHFSIEALENSEVLVFDYGKWEALRAGHPGWNEFLITVLEEAFTKKETREREFLLFDAEERYRLFLKRYPGLEKRVRQHVIASYLGITNVALSRVRRKMGVLT; via the coding sequence ATGCTCCCGAAAGACGTCTTATATAATGTAATTTCCAGGATAGCACCCGTTCCAGAAGAGGAGCTCGACAAGCTTTTCGGTTTATGCCATAGCGTGGAGCTAAAGAAGGGAAGCTTATTTGTCGCAGCTGGCGACATCCCCAATAAATTCGGCATTGTGGTATCTGGCTTGTTTCGCTACTACTACCTTCAAGAGGGGGGCAATGAGTTTACCAAGGGGTTCTTTTCTGAAGGCAGCTTTCTAAGCTCTTACAGTGCGACAATAGCTGGCACACCTTCCCATTTCAGCATCGAAGCACTTGAAAATTCAGAAGTGCTTGTTTTTGACTATGGCAAATGGGAGGCACTTCGAGCCGGACACCCAGGCTGGAACGAGTTTCTGATCACAGTGCTGGAGGAAGCCTTTACGAAGAAGGAAACCCGAGAAAGAGAGTTTTTGCTTTTTGATGCTGAAGAACGATACCGGTTGTTCCTGAAAAGATACCCCGGACTGGAAAAGAGAGTCAGGCAGCATGTTATCGCTTCCTATCTCGGCATTACCAATGTGGCGCTAAGCAGGGTAAGAAGAAAAATGGGCGTGTTAACATAG
- a CDS encoding YdeI/OmpD-associated family protein, which yields MAKPQKFTFDAVIQKHGDIDAAYVEFPYSTEEVFGKKGQVKIVAVFDGKVTYRGSLANMGLGFHMLGLTKAVRNDLGKSFGEKVSVELQEDTAPRVVEVPADAAQLLADNPKAAAFYEKLSYTDKKEYIRWIESAKREDTRQNRLVAFIEKLSVGKKLVDK from the coding sequence ATGGCTAAACCACAAAAATTCACTTTCGATGCCGTTATTCAAAAGCATGGAGACATAGATGCAGCCTATGTTGAATTTCCATACAGCACCGAAGAGGTGTTTGGCAAAAAGGGACAGGTAAAAATTGTGGCGGTATTCGACGGCAAGGTGACCTACCGGGGGAGCCTTGCCAATATGGGCTTGGGTTTCCACATGCTGGGCCTTACCAAAGCCGTACGCAACGACCTGGGTAAATCCTTCGGCGAGAAGGTCTCGGTGGAGCTACAGGAAGACACCGCTCCCAGGGTGGTGGAAGTACCAGCCGACGCTGCCCAACTGCTGGCAGACAACCCTAAGGCCGCCGCCTTCTACGAAAAACTTTCCTACACCGACAAGAAAGAGTACATCCGCTGGATTGAATCCGCCAAGCGGGAAGACACCCGGCAAAACAGGCTGGTGGCTTTTATTGAAAAGCTATCCGTAGGGAAAAAGTTGGTGGATAAGTAA
- a CDS encoding SDR family oxidoreductase yields MELINNTVLITGGSSGIGLELALQLARKGNKVLICGRSADRLEKAKNLEPALNIFACDISTIEGRTSLVNWVKQNHSDCNVLVNNAAVVHNTSFYEDESMVEKAALEISTNLLAPIALSKMFLPIIEQHSGSTIINITTGLAFTPRMDYPIYNATKAGLHSFSQVLREQLKRNDIGVAEVMMTVVDTPWHNGHPPKIAISPTEAVTEMIKKLEKGQKEIKIGKVKLLYLLSRLAPAFAFRKINGLK; encoded by the coding sequence ATGGAACTGATCAACAACACAGTGCTGATTACAGGTGGTAGCTCTGGAATAGGACTTGAGCTTGCGCTGCAGCTAGCTAGAAAAGGCAACAAAGTGCTTATTTGCGGAAGATCGGCCGACCGGCTGGAAAAAGCAAAAAACCTTGAACCAGCACTCAACATATTTGCCTGCGACATATCGACCATCGAAGGACGCACTTCGCTAGTCAATTGGGTAAAACAAAATCACTCCGACTGCAATGTCCTCGTCAACAATGCCGCTGTTGTTCATAACACCAGCTTTTACGAAGATGAAAGCATGGTTGAAAAAGCAGCACTGGAAATTAGCACTAACCTGCTTGCGCCTATCGCTTTGAGCAAAATGTTCTTGCCGATCATCGAACAGCATTCCGGATCGACCATCATCAATATCACTACTGGTTTAGCCTTTACCCCACGGATGGACTACCCCATTTACAACGCCACCAAAGCAGGCCTCCACTCCTTTTCTCAGGTATTGAGAGAGCAGCTAAAGCGTAACGACATCGGTGTAGCAGAAGTGATGATGACGGTAGTAGACACTCCCTGGCACAATGGCCATCCACCCAAAATAGCCATTTCCCCGACAGAAGCGGTGACTGAAATGATAAAGAAACTTGAAAAGGGGCAGAAAGAAATCAAAATTGGCAAGGTAAAGCTGCTGTATCTGCTGTCGAGGTTGGCCCCGGCATTTGCCTTTAGGAAGATCAATGGGTTGAAGTAA
- a CDS encoding SLC13 family permease → MNIDLKGLLASKRLFIILGPGLFILLLLFGGPADMEPKAWTVVACTVWIALWWLTEAVPIAITSLLPILLFSATGAMPVSSVTGYYSNNIIYLFIAGFIIALAMEKWNLHRRIALNIIKRTGTNQKQILLGFILATGFLSMWISNTATTMMMLPIALSIIDQLAKLLNKPGDSTSSHFGKALVISIAYAASIGGIATIVGTPTNLIFVEAAGQFYGTEIPFDLWFFYALPLTILLGAFLWWDLSHRAFKLSSIKVKGSKEIIDGELRQLGAMGYEERWVMVIFSFVAIAWIFRTYLIAPIFPGINDTSIALIGATVLFLVPGRQTKGEMIMDWQTAKRLPWEVILLFGGAFSVAGSFQETGLTAWIGGRLTLLENVHPLLMLLIVVALVNYLTELTQNMATCTLMLPILAGLAQAIGVHPYGLMVPMTIASSCAFMLPVATAPNAIVFGSGTLQMKDMVRAGVWLNIFATVLISVYTYYVLPAIWGFDFNSFPEAFVK, encoded by the coding sequence ATGAACATTGACCTGAAAGGCCTGCTGGCCTCCAAGCGCCTATTTATCATCCTGGGGCCGGGCCTCTTCATTTTGCTGCTGCTCTTTGGTGGGCCAGCTGACATGGAGCCAAAAGCCTGGACAGTTGTGGCCTGCACCGTATGGATTGCTCTTTGGTGGCTCACCGAAGCCGTGCCCATCGCCATCACCTCCCTCCTGCCTATTTTGCTCTTCTCCGCTACCGGCGCCATGCCAGTGTCCTCGGTAACAGGTTACTACTCCAACAATATCATTTACCTGTTCATTGCCGGCTTCATCATTGCCCTGGCCATGGAAAAGTGGAACCTCCACCGGCGCATTGCACTCAATATCATCAAGCGCACTGGCACCAACCAAAAACAGATTCTATTGGGCTTCATCCTGGCAACGGGCTTCCTCTCCATGTGGATCTCCAACACAGCCACCACCATGATGATGCTCCCTATTGCCCTCAGCATCATCGACCAGCTGGCGAAGCTGCTCAACAAGCCCGGCGATTCCACCTCTTCCCATTTCGGTAAAGCACTCGTCATTTCCATCGCCTATGCTGCTTCAATAGGTGGCATAGCGACTATCGTCGGCACGCCTACTAATCTCATATTTGTGGAAGCAGCAGGCCAGTTCTATGGTACCGAAATCCCATTCGATCTGTGGTTTTTCTACGCTCTCCCACTTACGATACTTTTGGGTGCCTTCCTTTGGTGGGACCTCAGCCACCGGGCATTTAAACTAAGCAGCATTAAAGTAAAGGGCTCCAAAGAAATCATTGACGGCGAACTTCGGCAGTTGGGCGCTATGGGCTACGAGGAGCGCTGGGTGATGGTGATTTTCTCTTTTGTGGCCATCGCCTGGATTTTCAGGACCTACCTGATCGCTCCTATCTTTCCTGGAATCAACGATACCAGTATTGCGCTTATCGGCGCCACTGTCCTTTTTCTGGTGCCAGGCCGACAGACCAAAGGAGAAATGATCATGGACTGGCAAACTGCCAAGCGATTGCCCTGGGAAGTAATCCTTTTGTTCGGCGGTGCCTTCTCGGTGGCAGGCAGCTTCCAGGAAACCGGCCTTACTGCCTGGATCGGTGGACGGCTCACACTATTAGAAAACGTGCATCCGTTGCTGATGCTACTCATCGTGGTGGCGCTGGTGAATTACCTCACGGAGCTTACCCAAAACATGGCCACCTGCACACTGATGCTGCCCATTCTCGCAGGGCTGGCCCAGGCCATTGGCGTGCACCCTTACGGCCTCATGGTGCCCATGACCATTGCTTCGTCCTGTGCTTTCATGCTGCCCGTGGCCACGGCTCCCAATGCCATTGTGTTTGGCTCCGGCACGCTGCAAATGAAGGACATGGTGAGGGCTGGCGTTTGGCTCAATATTTTCGCTACAGTGCTCATCAGCGTTTACACCTACTATGTGCTGCCCGCCATTTGGGGATTTGATTTTAACAGCTTTCCGGAGGCATTCGTGAAATAA
- a CDS encoding oxidoreductase — translation MANNPLNVGLIGFGIAGQVFHAPIIVSVPGLHLHKIRESRPGNIALANQRFPQATVVADVEDLFKDPAIDLIVVATSNTSHFELTKRALEAGKHVLVEKPFTITSADADELIAIAKKYNCVLTVHHNRRFDGDFNTIRKIIKEGLLGTIVEMEIHYDRFRNYLKPNAWREEDLPGSGILYDLGSHLIDQALTLFGMPKEVSAFTAHQRAGSKTVDNFEVILHYPALKVTLKAGMLVREPGYRFVIYGDQGTFVKSGIDVQEEALKAGKIPSETPNWGVEPEEIWGKINTNYKGMHMIAKIESEVGDYPGLYANVRDAINGTGRLEVTAGQSRDVIRIIELAMQSATEKKTVAV, via the coding sequence ATGGCAAACAATCCCCTTAATGTAGGTCTGATCGGCTTCGGAATAGCTGGCCAGGTATTTCATGCACCCATCATCGTCAGTGTGCCCGGGCTCCACCTCCATAAGATCCGTGAGTCGAGGCCAGGTAATATTGCTCTGGCCAATCAGCGGTTTCCTCAAGCCACAGTGGTGGCAGATGTCGAAGACCTTTTCAAAGACCCTGCCATTGACCTAATTGTGGTGGCGACGTCAAATACCTCTCACTTTGAGCTGACCAAACGAGCCCTGGAGGCCGGTAAGCATGTGCTGGTGGAAAAGCCGTTTACCATTACCTCTGCTGACGCCGATGAGCTGATTGCTATAGCGAAAAAATATAATTGTGTTCTCACCGTGCACCACAACCGACGGTTCGATGGCGACTTCAACACAATAAGAAAGATTATCAAGGAGGGCTTGTTGGGCACTATTGTAGAAATGGAAATCCACTACGATCGGTTCCGCAACTACCTGAAGCCCAATGCGTGGAGAGAAGAAGATTTGCCTGGCTCCGGCATTTTGTACGATCTGGGCTCGCACCTGATCGACCAGGCACTTACCCTATTCGGAATGCCCAAAGAGGTATCAGCTTTTACAGCCCACCAAAGAGCCGGCTCCAAAACGGTGGATAATTTTGAAGTTATTCTGCATTACCCTGCACTAAAGGTGACGCTAAAAGCCGGCATGCTGGTAAGAGAGCCTGGCTATAGGTTCGTAATTTATGGTGACCAGGGTACGTTCGTGAAAAGCGGCATTGATGTGCAGGAAGAAGCATTGAAGGCCGGAAAGATTCCCTCTGAAACACCTAACTGGGGAGTGGAACCAGAGGAGATATGGGGCAAGATCAACACCAACTACAAAGGCATGCATATGATAGCCAAAATAGAATCAGAGGTGGGTGACTACCCGGGGCTGTACGCTAATGTGCGGGATGCCATCAATGGGACCGGCAGACTTGAAGTCACAGCCGGGCAGTCCAGAGATGTGATCCGCATCATAGAGCTGGCCATGCAAAGCGCCACCGAGAAAAAAACTGTAGCGGTCTAA